In Pseudomonas fakonensis, one DNA window encodes the following:
- a CDS encoding transporter substrate-binding domain-containing protein encodes MSIAITPEVLAELAPNGILTAAINFGNPVLAQRGPDGQPQGVSVALAKALAEELGVTLQMRTYDAAGKVFADLEQGAWNLAFLAIEPVREAQIAFSEPYVLIEGTYLVNREAPYQRVEELDQPGLRLAVGKGAAYDLYLSRTLAHATLERADTSAGAVDLFIEQALDAAAGVRQPLQKVAEANPQLRVLEGAFTAICQAMAVPRGSEHAAGYVRDYVERQLRSGFVRGALLACGQGDVSASR; translated from the coding sequence ATGTCCATCGCAATCACTCCAGAAGTCCTCGCCGAGCTTGCCCCCAACGGCATCCTCACCGCCGCCATCAACTTCGGCAACCCGGTGCTCGCCCAGCGCGGCCCCGACGGCCAGCCCCAGGGCGTTTCGGTCGCACTGGCCAAAGCCTTGGCCGAAGAGCTGGGCGTCACCCTGCAGATGCGCACTTACGACGCTGCCGGCAAGGTATTCGCAGACCTGGAGCAGGGCGCCTGGAACCTGGCCTTCCTCGCCATCGAACCGGTACGAGAAGCGCAGATTGCTTTCAGCGAACCCTACGTGTTGATCGAAGGAACCTACCTGGTCAACCGAGAGGCGCCGTATCAGCGTGTCGAGGAGCTGGATCAGCCAGGCTTGCGCCTGGCAGTGGGGAAGGGCGCAGCCTACGACCTGTACCTGAGCCGCACGCTGGCGCATGCCACACTGGAACGGGCTGATACGTCGGCCGGTGCCGTGGACCTGTTCATCGAGCAGGCGCTGGATGCGGCGGCGGGTGTTCGCCAGCCACTGCAGAAAGTGGCCGAAGCCAATCCGCAGTTGCGTGTTCTGGAGGGAGCCTTCACGGCGATCTGCCAGGCGATGGCTGTGCCCCGCGGCAGTGAGCACGCGGCCGGCTACGTGCGTGACTATGTCGAGCGTCAGCTGCGCAGCGGGTTCGTCCGAGGTGCTTTGCTGGCCTGCGGACAGGGTGATGTGAGCGCATCGCGCTGA
- a CDS encoding AbrB family transcriptional regulator, with protein MARPKLLHFSLTILAGALGAVLATLAHWPLPWMIGSLLMVALVRCVQREQHLPAVPGGRKLGQWIIGVGIGLHFNRYVIVQIGEHLAIILTAAVVTTVAAGIAVWWMRKGGEDGATAFFSSMPGGSAEMVNLGARNGAVLHRVAAAQTLRVILVVLTIPALFKLLFGQAAQATALHGTTQPLWLGLMFLLGGGLALLLQWRRKPNPWLFGPLFVSAALCSLADLHLALPSGASEFGQLMIGSSLGCYFDRSFFKGAPRFMLRSLSSTVLMTVIAMAFAAGLGWLAGIDYRSLTLGMMLGGIAEMSLTAEMLKLAVPLVTAMQTLRLLVVMAFAEPVYHWLEQRTRSED; from the coding sequence GTGGCGCGACCAAAGCTGCTGCATTTTTCCCTCACGATCCTGGCCGGTGCGCTGGGCGCCGTACTCGCAACCCTGGCTCATTGGCCATTACCCTGGATGATCGGATCACTGCTGATGGTAGCCCTGGTGCGCTGCGTACAGCGTGAGCAGCATCTGCCAGCAGTACCAGGAGGTCGCAAGCTTGGCCAATGGATCATCGGTGTGGGCATCGGTTTACACTTCAACCGCTATGTAATCGTACAGATCGGCGAACACCTGGCCATTATCCTGACCGCCGCAGTGGTCACCACCGTGGCGGCCGGCATTGCCGTCTGGTGGATGCGTAAAGGTGGCGAAGACGGCGCCACGGCGTTTTTCTCCTCGATGCCTGGCGGATCCGCCGAGATGGTCAACCTTGGGGCTCGCAACGGCGCGGTGTTGCACAGGGTCGCTGCGGCGCAGACCCTACGCGTGATCCTGGTGGTGCTGACCATTCCTGCGTTGTTCAAGCTGCTGTTCGGCCAGGCAGCTCAGGCTACTGCACTACATGGCACCACACAGCCACTGTGGCTTGGGCTGATGTTCCTGCTCGGCGGTGGTCTGGCCCTGCTGCTGCAGTGGCGGCGTAAGCCCAACCCTTGGCTGTTCGGCCCATTGTTCGTCAGTGCCGCCTTGTGCTCGCTCGCCGATTTGCATCTGGCCCTGCCAAGCGGCGCCAGCGAGTTCGGTCAGCTGATGATCGGCAGTAGCCTGGGTTGCTATTTCGATCGTTCGTTCTTCAAGGGTGCGCCACGTTTCATGCTACGTAGCCTGAGCTCGACCGTGCTGATGACGGTGATCGCCATGGCCTTCGCCGCTGGCCTGGGATGGCTGGCAGGTATCGACTACCGTTCACTGACGCTCGGCATGATGCTGGGCGGAATCGCCGAAATGAGCCTGACTGCCGAGATGCTCAAGCTGGCCGTCCCCCTGGTGACCGCTATGCAGACCTTGCGCCTGCTGGTCGTGATGGCATTCGCCGAGCCGGTATATCACTGGCTGGAACAACGTACCCGCAGCGAAGACTGA
- a CDS encoding hemerythrin domain-containing protein: MNAIELLIQDHQLVKKLLEELSSTTERAVKKRAELLERIKQEVSIHTALEEQILYPAIKQAGGKEEAKMYYEAKEEHRTVDSLVIPDLLHTETGTVEFAGRVKVMKELLEHHIEEEESELFPTARKLLGKQALEDMGQAMEAQKKLLKGEQRAA; the protein is encoded by the coding sequence ATGAACGCAATCGAACTGCTGATCCAGGACCATCAACTGGTGAAGAAACTGCTTGAGGAACTGTCGTCTACGACCGAGCGCGCCGTGAAGAAACGCGCCGAACTGCTCGAACGCATCAAGCAGGAAGTGAGCATCCATACGGCGCTGGAAGAACAGATCCTGTACCCCGCGATCAAGCAGGCCGGCGGCAAGGAAGAAGCGAAGATGTACTACGAGGCCAAGGAAGAACACCGCACGGTCGACTCGCTGGTCATTCCCGACCTGCTGCACACCGAGACCGGTACCGTGGAGTTTGCCGGCCGGGTGAAGGTGATGAAGGAGCTGCTGGAGCACCATATCGAGGAAGAAGAAAGCGAGCTGTTCCCCACCGCTCGCAAGCTGCTGGGCAAACAGGCGCTGGAAGACATGGGCCAAGCCATGGAAGCACAGAAAAAACTGCTCAAGGGCGAACAACGCGCAGCCTGA
- a CDS encoding PLD nuclease N-terminal domain-containing protein, translating to MNDPVMYFWIATAAIILLVDLWAIVSVLRSDKSDATKVMWSLILVVLPIVGLAIWGVAGPRGIKRGTGPTSPEHSKG from the coding sequence ATGAATGATCCTGTCATGTACTTCTGGATAGCCACAGCGGCGATTATCTTGTTGGTTGACCTATGGGCAATCGTCAGCGTTTTGCGTAGCGACAAGTCTGACGCAACCAAAGTGATGTGGTCGTTGATACTGGTGGTACTGCCCATCGTCGGGCTGGCCATCTGGGGAGTGGCCGGGCCGCGTGGGATCAAGCGTGGCACCGGGCCGACTTCACCCGAACACAGCAAAGGGTAG
- a CDS encoding SDR family oxidoreductase, translating to MRDFPTPPFPSQPQSVPGSQRKMEPYPDCGEQSYTGHNRLEGKIALITGADSGIGRAVAIAYAREGADVAVSYLNEHEDAQETARWVESAGRQCLLLPGDLAQKQHCHDIVQKTVEQFGRIDILVNNAAFQMAHETLEEIDDDEWVKTFDTNITAIFRICKAALPSMPKGSSIINTSSVNSDDPSPSLLAYAATKGAIANFTAGLAQLLGKKGIRVNCVAPGPIWTPLIPATMPDEAVKNFGSSYPMGRPGQPVEVAPIYVLLGSDEASYISGSRYAVTGGKPIL from the coding sequence ATGCGAGATTTCCCTACTCCGCCCTTCCCGTCACAGCCGCAAAGCGTCCCCGGGTCACAACGCAAGATGGAGCCTTATCCAGACTGCGGTGAGCAGTCGTATACCGGCCACAACCGGCTGGAAGGAAAGATTGCGCTGATCACCGGTGCTGACAGTGGTATCGGGCGAGCGGTCGCCATCGCCTATGCCCGCGAGGGTGCTGATGTAGCTGTCTCTTATCTCAATGAGCATGAAGACGCGCAGGAAACCGCGCGCTGGGTAGAATCTGCAGGCCGACAATGCCTCCTGCTGCCCGGCGACCTGGCGCAGAAACAGCACTGCCATGACATCGTTCAGAAGACCGTCGAACAGTTCGGTCGCATCGACATCCTGGTCAACAACGCAGCCTTCCAGATGGCCCATGAGACCCTGGAAGAGATCGACGATGATGAATGGGTGAAAACCTTCGATACCAACATCACCGCCATCTTCCGAATCTGCAAGGCAGCACTGCCTTCCATGCCGAAGGGCAGCTCGATCATCAACACCAGTTCAGTCAACTCCGATGATCCATCACCAAGCTTACTGGCCTATGCCGCGACCAAGGGTGCCATTGCCAACTTCACGGCGGGTTTGGCTCAGTTGCTAGGGAAGAAAGGAATCCGCGTCAATTGCGTTGCGCCTGGCCCCATCTGGACGCCTTTGATCCCCGCTACCATGCCCGATGAGGCCGTGAAGAACTTCGGCTCCAGTTATCCCATGGGACGACCAGGGCAGCCCGTGGAGGTCGCTCCAATTTACGTGCTGCTCGGCTCTGACGAGGCCAGCTACATCAGTGGGTCACGTTACGCTGTCACTGGCGGTAAACCGATCCTCTGA
- a CDS encoding type 1 glutamine amidotransferase domain-containing protein has translation MSAQLSGKRVAFLVTDGFEQIELTGPREALEKSGAVIDILSDKEGNVRGWNHDKPADEFAVDATFDSAHLDLYDAIVLPGGVQNSDTIRLIPGAQKLVKSHNSAGRPLAVICHGGWLLVSTGLAKGKRMTSYKTLQDDIRNAGGDWVDEEVVVDGNLITSRKPDDIPAFNEQLIKALAG, from the coding sequence ATGAGTGCACAACTGAGCGGCAAGCGTGTGGCCTTCCTGGTCACCGATGGTTTCGAACAGATAGAACTGACCGGCCCGCGTGAAGCCTTGGAGAAAAGCGGCGCTGTGATCGACATTCTGAGTGATAAGGAAGGAAATGTACGCGGCTGGAACCATGACAAGCCCGCTGACGAATTCGCCGTGGATGCAACATTCGACAGTGCCCACCTGGATCTCTACGACGCCATTGTGTTGCCTGGCGGCGTGCAGAATTCCGACACCATCCGCCTGATACCCGGCGCTCAGAAGCTGGTGAAAAGCCATAACTCGGCAGGCAGGCCGTTGGCGGTCATCTGCCACGGTGGCTGGCTGCTGGTCTCGACCGGCCTGGCCAAGGGCAAGCGGATGACCAGCTACAAGACGTTGCAGGACGATATTCGCAACGCTGGCGGGGATTGGGTTGATGAAGAGGTGGTGGTGGATGGCAACCTGATCACCAGCCGCAAGCCGGACGACATCCCCGCCTTCAACGAACAGTTGATCAAAGCGCTGGCTGGCTGA
- a CDS encoding thiamine pyrophosphate-requiring protein, with amino-acid sequence MTSTVGDFLVERLYQWGVRRIFGYPGDGINGVFGALARADGKIQFVQARHEEMAAFMASAHAKFTGELGVCIATSGPGASHLLTGLYDARMDHQPVLAIVGQQARAALGGHYQQELDLLSMFKDVAGAFVQQASTPEQVRHLLDRAVRTAVGERRVTAIILPNDLQDLPYHEPARAHGTLHSGVGYSKPRVVPFEQDLQRAAEVLNAGRKVAILVGAGALQATEQVIAVAETLGAGVAKALLGKAALPDDLPWVTGAIGLLGTEPSYQLMNECDTLLMIGSGFPYAEFLPKEGQARGVQIDLQPDMLSLRYPMEVNLVGDASQTLSALLPLLERKGERRWRDKVESWRAHWDKTLEKRALVKADPINPQRVVHELSPRLPDRAIVTSDSGSCANWFARDLQIRQGMQCSLSGGLASMGAAVPYAIAAKFAHPQRSVVALVGDGAMQMNNLAELITVAKYWREWENPQWICAVFNNEDLNQVTWEQRVMEGDPKFEASQSIPDVPYHLFAISIGLQGIYVEREEDIAGAWERALAADRPVLIEFKTDPNVPPLPPHIKLEQAKKFAGTLLKGDPDQAGVIVQTAKQVLSSVLPGKK; translated from the coding sequence ATGACCAGCACGGTAGGCGACTTTCTGGTGGAACGTTTGTATCAATGGGGGGTGCGACGCATCTTCGGTTACCCTGGCGACGGCATCAACGGCGTCTTCGGCGCACTGGCCCGGGCCGACGGCAAGATCCAGTTCGTGCAGGCACGCCATGAGGAAATGGCCGCGTTCATGGCCAGTGCCCACGCCAAGTTCACCGGCGAACTGGGTGTCTGCATCGCCACCTCCGGCCCAGGCGCGTCGCATCTACTGACCGGCCTGTACGATGCGCGCATGGACCACCAGCCGGTGCTGGCCATCGTCGGCCAGCAGGCGCGCGCGGCGCTCGGCGGGCACTATCAGCAGGAGCTGGACCTGCTGTCGATGTTCAAGGACGTCGCCGGTGCTTTCGTCCAGCAGGCGTCGACGCCTGAACAGGTGCGTCACCTGCTCGACCGCGCAGTGCGTACCGCCGTTGGCGAACGTCGGGTCACCGCCATCATCCTGCCCAATGACCTTCAGGACCTGCCCTACCACGAGCCGGCCAGAGCCCACGGTACGCTGCACTCGGGCGTTGGCTACAGCAAGCCGAGGGTGGTGCCCTTCGAGCAAGACTTGCAGCGTGCCGCCGAAGTGCTCAACGCTGGGCGAAAAGTGGCAATTCTGGTCGGCGCCGGCGCCTTGCAAGCCACCGAGCAGGTGATAGCGGTGGCCGAAACACTCGGCGCCGGGGTGGCCAAGGCGCTGCTGGGCAAGGCTGCGCTACCCGATGACTTGCCCTGGGTCACTGGCGCCATCGGCCTGCTCGGCACCGAGCCGAGCTACCAACTGATGAACGAATGCGACACCTTGCTGATGATCGGCTCCGGCTTCCCCTATGCCGAGTTCTTACCCAAGGAAGGCCAGGCCCGCGGCGTGCAGATCGACCTGCAACCGGACATGCTCAGCCTGCGCTACCCGATGGAGGTCAACCTGGTCGGCGATGCCAGCCAAACCCTGAGCGCCCTGCTGCCGCTGCTCGAGCGCAAGGGCGAGCGGCGCTGGCGCGACAAGGTCGAAAGCTGGCGCGCGCACTGGGACAAGACCCTGGAGAAACGCGCGTTGGTCAAAGCCGACCCGATCAACCCCCAGCGCGTGGTGCATGAGCTCTCCCCTCGCCTGCCCGACCGGGCCATTGTCACCAGCGACTCGGGCTCGTGCGCCAACTGGTTTGCCCGCGATCTGCAAATCCGCCAGGGCATGCAGTGCTCGCTGTCCGGCGGGCTGGCCAGCATGGGCGCGGCGGTGCCCTATGCCATCGCCGCCAAGTTCGCCCACCCGCAGCGCAGCGTGGTGGCACTGGTGGGCGACGGCGCGATGCAGATGAACAACCTGGCCGAGCTGATCACCGTGGCCAAGTACTGGCGGGAGTGGGAAAACCCGCAGTGGATCTGCGCGGTGTTCAACAATGAAGACCTCAACCAGGTGACCTGGGAGCAACGGGTCATGGAAGGCGATCCCAAGTTCGAAGCTTCGCAGTCGATCCCCGATGTGCCTTATCACCTGTTCGCGATTTCCATCGGCTTGCAGGGCATCTACGTAGAGCGCGAAGAAGACATTGCCGGGGCCTGGGAACGCGCGCTGGCGGCTGACAGGCCGGTATTGATCGAATTCAAGACAGACCCGAACGTGCCCCCACTGCCGCCGCACATCAAGCTGGAGCAGGCGAAGAAATTTGCCGGTACCTTGCTCAAGGGCGACCCGGATCAGGCCGGGGTCATCGTGCAGACCGCCAAGCAGGTCCTGAGCTCAGTACTGCCCGGCAAAAAATAG
- a CDS encoding cupin domain-containing protein, which yields MKAIDTADASVQTLYFEDDGATPNSRLPVLLYHLQVEPYLDAASAFEALFAAHCWTPLWRGGIFDYHHFHPNAHEALGVASGRAQVTLGGASGQTVSVKRGDVLVLPAGTGHRCVESSDDFQVVGAYPHGQENYDIQRPDSSVHRRMLARIAAVPGPEQNPVRGGLMPCWR from the coding sequence ATGAAGGCTATCGACACTGCCGATGCCAGCGTGCAGACCTTGTATTTCGAAGATGACGGCGCCACACCGAACAGCCGTTTACCGGTATTGCTCTATCACCTGCAGGTCGAGCCGTACCTGGATGCCGCCAGTGCCTTCGAAGCGCTGTTCGCGGCTCACTGCTGGACGCCGCTGTGGCGTGGCGGGATCTTCGATTACCACCATTTTCACCCCAATGCCCACGAAGCACTGGGCGTAGCCAGCGGGCGGGCACAGGTGACACTGGGCGGGGCGTCAGGGCAGACGGTGAGTGTGAAGCGGGGCGATGTACTGGTGCTGCCGGCAGGCACGGGGCATCGCTGTGTCGAGAGCAGTGATGATTTCCAGGTGGTGGGCGCTTATCCCCATGGGCAAGAAAATTACGACATTCAGCGGCCCGACAGCTCGGTACACCGGCGGATGCTGGCGCGCATCGCTGCAGTGCCTGGCCCTGAGCAAAACCCAGTCAGGGGAGGCTTGATGCCCTGTTGGCGTTAA
- a CDS encoding TonB-dependent receptor, which yields MNRTAVVAMISLCGSSAMGSVLASEQGELTLPSTEISAEQASQPYRSTTAVTATKTNIPLKDVPQSVDVVPAELIKDRNITTLQGALKNVPGVSQDAGDGQRDQFVIRGFSALNDMYLDGMRDDAYYFRDLSNIDRVEVLKGPSSVLYGRGSSGGLINRVTKKPEANPVQQLSIMGSTEGQRRTEMDLGGANDNDSIRVRLTVALEDSDGFRDRYFLERQAFAPSIQFNIDPDTTLTLQADYLHDKRLADTGLPAYGDHPVDANIDTYYGSRDAKGQNYVETTVKGSTVTLDRTLSDSFSLHSALRAYDSDVTRKYVTFGTVNTTTNKVSINRAARYKEESGVFWQNELKHVFETGSFSHEALYGIEVGYQDRRDKGLTLRNVATYDVFNPQLIDFPEIPGNTAANPDANTHISIAGLYLQDLITITPEWKLMIGGRFDRLATKRSDDGTADMDLERTDNTFSPRIGLVYEPVDWVSLYATYSRSFQPMADNGELRRNSDELDPEETVNKEVGAKFDINDRFSATVSVFDMTRTSILMDDPTDTRFSVDAGTQRTRGVEISVNGDLGNGWSTYAGYAWMKGEMIDSPVESIVGNTSPLTPKSSASVWLKKELGGGFYVAGGGRYEGERYTSPNNKVSLDSYATAELAGGYRSEHYDVTLNVENLFNREYFVSAKAGSDNSNYPGAPRSASLRVDYRF from the coding sequence ATGAACAGAACGGCCGTTGTTGCGATGATCAGCTTGTGCGGTAGCTCCGCCATGGGGAGCGTGCTGGCGAGTGAGCAGGGCGAGTTAACGCTGCCCTCGACTGAAATTTCCGCAGAACAAGCTAGCCAGCCATATCGCTCAACCACTGCCGTGACGGCCACCAAGACAAACATCCCGCTCAAGGATGTTCCCCAGAGCGTCGACGTTGTGCCGGCAGAACTGATCAAAGACCGCAACATTACGACGTTGCAGGGCGCCCTTAAGAATGTTCCTGGTGTTTCTCAGGATGCAGGTGATGGCCAGCGGGATCAGTTTGTGATTCGAGGCTTTTCGGCGCTGAATGACATGTACCTGGATGGCATGCGTGATGACGCCTACTACTTCCGGGACCTGTCCAATATCGATAGGGTCGAGGTCCTCAAGGGGCCTTCTTCTGTGCTGTACGGGCGGGGGTCGTCAGGTGGGCTGATCAACCGAGTGACGAAAAAGCCTGAGGCTAACCCAGTCCAGCAGCTCAGCATCATGGGATCGACTGAAGGGCAGCGCCGGACGGAAATGGATCTGGGGGGAGCCAACGATAACGACTCCATTCGTGTCCGGCTCACGGTCGCCCTAGAAGATTCTGATGGTTTCCGTGATCGGTATTTCCTTGAGCGGCAAGCGTTCGCGCCATCAATCCAGTTCAACATTGATCCAGATACGACGCTGACATTGCAGGCTGATTATCTACATGACAAACGCCTGGCTGACACCGGCCTCCCTGCCTATGGCGATCATCCAGTGGATGCGAATATCGACACGTATTATGGATCGCGTGATGCGAAGGGCCAGAACTACGTGGAGACAACCGTCAAGGGCTCCACGGTTACCCTTGATCGTACGCTGAGTGATTCGTTCAGCCTCCATAGCGCTTTGCGGGCATACGATTCTGACGTGACCCGAAAGTACGTGACATTCGGCACGGTGAATACGACAACAAACAAGGTCAGCATCAACCGCGCTGCGCGTTATAAGGAGGAAAGCGGGGTCTTTTGGCAGAATGAGCTCAAGCATGTCTTTGAGACCGGCTCATTCAGTCATGAGGCGCTCTATGGCATTGAGGTTGGCTATCAGGATCGGAGGGATAAAGGCTTAACCCTACGCAACGTTGCTACCTACGATGTGTTCAATCCGCAGCTGATCGACTTCCCAGAAATCCCTGGCAACACCGCAGCTAACCCAGACGCTAATACGCATATCTCCATTGCAGGCTTGTATCTCCAGGACCTCATCACGATCACTCCTGAGTGGAAATTGATGATTGGCGGACGATTCGATCGCCTGGCAACCAAGCGCAGTGATGACGGAACGGCTGATATGGACTTGGAGCGCACTGACAACACGTTCAGCCCGCGCATCGGGCTTGTCTACGAGCCGGTGGACTGGGTGTCGCTCTATGCGACCTACAGTCGCTCCTTCCAGCCTATGGCTGATAACGGTGAGCTGCGTCGTAATAGCGATGAACTGGATCCAGAGGAGACCGTCAACAAAGAGGTTGGGGCGAAATTCGACATCAATGACCGCTTCTCGGCGACGGTTTCGGTGTTCGACATGACCCGCACGAGCATCCTGATGGATGACCCAACAGACACGCGATTTTCGGTAGATGCTGGTACACAGCGAACCCGCGGTGTTGAGATTTCTGTAAATGGCGATCTTGGTAATGGCTGGTCCACTTATGCCGGTTATGCATGGATGAAAGGCGAAATGATTGATTCGCCGGTCGAATCAATTGTAGGAAACACGAGCCCCCTGACCCCCAAGAGCAGCGCGAGTGTCTGGCTAAAGAAAGAGCTGGGCGGAGGCTTCTATGTCGCAGGTGGAGGGCGGTATGAAGGTGAGCGCTATACCTCACCGAACAATAAAGTGTCGCTTGATTCGTACGCAACGGCTGAACTGGCTGGTGGATATCGAAGCGAGCACTACGACGTGACGCTCAATGTCGAAAACCTCTTTAATCGCGAGTATTTCGTCTCTGCCAAGGCAGGCAGCGATAACTCCAACTACCCCGGTGCACCGCGCAGCGCTAGCCTGCGTGTCGATTATCGCTTTTAA
- a CDS encoding NACHT domain-containing protein — protein sequence MTIEVSAAVLSKALTPMVSKVINGLAARFADRKMKWNAVNSVNNLTSIILNINTVKTMWSRDKGVNLTEFYYPPRLVSKSSGRATQGVEKVVAGRCVIEGIVGQGKSILMRNLCNEILSRGNIPIFIELRMVSSERALTDLILDYLDSSGIKGGKDVLDFLATEGLVTLVLDGFDEVPDNMVTSTIYAIQNYQKKYTDLPIIVSSRPHYDVQRLGGFQNYAIEEFEAHDYEPFMKKLIGDVI from the coding sequence ATGACTATCGAAGTCAGCGCGGCAGTTTTGTCCAAGGCGTTGACACCTATGGTGTCAAAAGTGATCAATGGGCTTGCCGCGAGGTTTGCCGATAGGAAGATGAAGTGGAATGCCGTTAACTCGGTGAACAATCTGACGAGTATTATTTTAAATATAAATACTGTCAAAACCATGTGGTCTCGCGACAAGGGCGTAAATCTTACGGAGTTTTATTATCCACCGCGCCTAGTCAGTAAATCCAGTGGCCGTGCGACTCAGGGGGTTGAAAAGGTTGTAGCCGGCAGGTGCGTTATCGAAGGTATCGTGGGTCAAGGCAAATCGATCTTGATGCGCAATCTCTGTAATGAAATCTTGAGCCGCGGTAATATCCCCATATTCATTGAATTGCGAATGGTCTCCAGCGAGCGTGCTCTAACGGATCTGATACTAGACTATCTAGACTCGTCAGGAATCAAAGGCGGCAAGGATGTTCTTGATTTTTTGGCTACAGAAGGGTTAGTGACGCTGGTTTTGGACGGCTTCGATGAAGTACCTGACAACATGGTTACCTCAACGATCTATGCGATTCAGAACTATCAAAAGAAATATACTGATCTGCCTATCATCGTCTCTTCCAGACCGCACTATGACGTACAACGCCTCGGCGGATTCCAAAATTACGCAATCGAAGAATTTGAGGCTCACGACTACGAACCATTCATGAAGAAGCTAATAGGCGATGTCATTTAA
- a CDS encoding acetolactate synthase large subunit → MAKAADVVVQCLENEGVEYVFGIPGEENLDLLESLRKSKIKLVLTRHEQSAGFMAATYGRLTGKTGVSLSTLGPGATNLVTASAYAYLGGMPMMMITGQKPIKKSKQGRFQIIDVCGMMAPITKYTHQFASADNIPARMREAFRLAEEEKPGAVHLELPEDIAAEQTDALPIPRSLHRRPLAEHKAIDAAIEKLQAARNPILVIGAGANRKMTAKVLKQLIDKTGIPFITTQMGKGVVDERHPRFLGNAALSSGDFVHRAVEAADLIINIGHDVIEKPPFFMVRGGTEVIHISFRSAEVDAVYFPQVEVIGDIANAVWQISEALNDTSHWDFTRLMAIREANEAQIAEGADDSRFPVYPQRLVADIRRVLPSEGIVALDNGIYKIWFARNYKAHKPNTVLLDNALATMGAGLPSAMAAHLVHPDRPVISVCGDGGFMMNSQELETAVRLGMHITVVILRDDGYGMIRWKQANMGFTDFGLDYGNPDFVKYAESYGANGHRVESAEGLLPLLEHCINTPGVHVIDCPVDYSENDGILNSELRERAMVV, encoded by the coding sequence ATGGCTAAGGCCGCCGATGTCGTTGTGCAATGCCTGGAAAACGAAGGTGTCGAGTATGTGTTCGGCATTCCTGGTGAGGAAAACCTCGACCTGCTGGAATCCCTGCGCAAGTCGAAGATCAAGTTGGTTCTGACCCGCCACGAGCAGTCCGCGGGCTTCATGGCCGCCACCTATGGCCGCCTGACCGGCAAGACCGGCGTCAGCCTGTCGACCCTGGGCCCTGGCGCGACCAACCTGGTGACTGCCAGTGCGTACGCCTACCTGGGCGGCATGCCGATGATGATGATCACCGGCCAGAAACCGATCAAGAAGTCCAAGCAGGGCCGCTTCCAGATCATCGACGTGTGCGGCATGATGGCCCCCATCACCAAGTACACCCACCAGTTCGCTTCGGCCGACAACATCCCGGCGCGTATGCGCGAAGCGTTCCGCCTGGCTGAAGAAGAAAAGCCGGGGGCCGTGCATCTGGAACTCCCGGAAGACATCGCCGCCGAGCAGACCGACGCCCTGCCGATCCCGCGCAGCCTGCACCGTCGCCCGCTGGCCGAACACAAGGCCATTGACGCAGCTATTGAGAAACTGCAGGCCGCACGCAATCCGATCCTGGTGATCGGTGCCGGCGCCAACCGCAAAATGACTGCAAAAGTCCTCAAGCAACTGATCGACAAGACCGGTATCCCGTTCATCACCACCCAAATGGGTAAAGGTGTGGTCGACGAGCGCCACCCGCGCTTCCTGGGTAACGCGGCGCTGTCGTCCGGTGACTTCGTGCACCGCGCCGTCGAAGCAGCTGACCTGATCATCAACATCGGCCACGACGTGATCGAGAAGCCGCCGTTCTTCATGGTCCGTGGCGGCACCGAAGTCATCCACATCAGCTTCCGCTCCGCCGAAGTCGATGCGGTGTACTTCCCGCAGGTTGAAGTGATCGGCGATATCGCCAACGCCGTGTGGCAGATCAGCGAAGCCCTGAACGACACTTCGCACTGGGACTTCACCCGCCTGATGGCCATCCGTGAAGCCAACGAAGCACAGATCGCCGAAGGCGCCGACGACAGCCGCTTCCCGGTCTACCCGCAGCGCTTGGTCGCCGACATCCGTCGCGTGCTGCCGTCCGAAGGCATCGTGGCCCTGGACAACGGTATCTACAAGATCTGGTTCGCCCGCAACTACAAGGCGCACAAGCCAAACACCGTACTGCTGGACAACGCCCTGGCGACCATGGGCGCCGGCCTGCCATCGGCGATGGCCGCGCACCTGGTGCACCCGGACCGCCCTGTCATCTCCGTGTGCGGCGATGGCGGCTTCATGATGAACAGCCAGGAGCTGGAAACCGCAGTACGTCTGGGCATGCACATCACCGTGGTGATCCTGCGTGACGACGGTTACGGCATGATCCGCTGGAAGCAGGCCAACATGGGCTTCACCGATTTCGGCCTAGACTACGGCAACCCTGACTTCGTCAAATACGCCGAGTCTTATGGTGCCAACGGCCATCGGGTGGAAAGCGCAGAAGGCCTGCTGCCGCTGCTGGAGCACTGCATCAATACACCAGGTGTGCATGTGATTGATTGCCCAGTCGATTACAGCGAGAACGACGGTATTCTCAACAGCGAGCTTCGCGAGCGAGCCATGGTGGTGTGA